The following coding sequences lie in one Listeria ivanovii subsp. londoniensis genomic window:
- a CDS encoding LacI family DNA-binding transcriptional regulator produces the protein MANIQEIAKLAGVSSATVSRVINKRDYVSEETRKRVQTIIDQLDYVPNLNAVSLKKGTTKLIGMVIPSFTDSLNVFLKSFTMIAQEHGYNVTLFMTRIDQDKELEALEMLRQKKIDALVLVIRSNDWKTIEHYTKYGPIVTWQRVESEKIPSVFMNQYDGYTLALEHLYEKGYRKFVNVYGNTTGLNTQSRMLAFKDFCERYDLDPHEFRQFYGLGSRQDGEKIAHWWEKTEHKPDAFLTPNDYFAAGLLTEARRSGHRIPEDFAICGFDNMEIAHLLDMTTIHYPVNLQAENAFMLIMNQLFGSDLPLIDLDFHLVERKTT, from the coding sequence GTGGCAAATATTCAAGAAATCGCGAAACTTGCGGGTGTTTCATCGGCAACTGTTTCACGAGTGATTAATAAACGTGATTATGTCAGCGAAGAAACTAGAAAACGTGTCCAGACAATCATTGATCAACTAGATTATGTGCCAAACCTAAATGCAGTTTCATTAAAAAAAGGCACAACAAAGCTAATCGGTATGGTAATTCCGAGTTTCACTGACTCGCTGAATGTTTTTTTAAAAAGTTTTACGATGATTGCACAAGAGCATGGCTATAATGTCACTTTGTTTATGACAAGAATCGACCAAGATAAGGAACTAGAAGCACTAGAAATGTTACGCCAAAAGAAAATTGACGCACTTGTTCTGGTGATTCGTTCTAACGACTGGAAAACGATTGAACATTATACCAAGTACGGACCAATTGTGACTTGGCAACGTGTAGAAAGCGAAAAAATCCCTTCTGTTTTTATGAACCAATATGATGGGTATACGTTAGCTTTGGAGCATTTATACGAAAAAGGTTACCGGAAATTTGTGAATGTTTATGGGAATACTACTGGTCTCAATACTCAAAGTCGAATGCTTGCTTTCAAAGATTTTTGTGAGCGTTATGACCTTGATCCGCATGAGTTTAGACAATTTTATGGGCTTGGTAGCAGGCAAGACGGGGAAAAAATTGCGCATTGGTGGGAAAAGACGGAGCATAAACCTGATGCTTTCTTGACACCGAATGATTATTTCGCTGCGGGATTGCTGACGGAGGCAAGACGTTCTGGACACCGCATCCCGGAAGATTTTGCGATTTGTGGTTTTGATAATATGGAAATTGCTCATTTGCTTGATATGACGACGATTCATTATCCAGTGAATTTACAAGCGGAAAATGCTTTTATGCTTATTATGAATCAATTATTCGGAAGTGAT
- a CDS encoding 6-phospho-beta-glucosidase, whose amino-acid sequence MKKGVKIVTIGGGSSYTPELVEGFIKRYHELPIRELWLVDIEAGREKLEIVGNMAKRMVKAANIDCEVHLTLDRREALKDADFVTTQFRVGLLEARIKDERIPLSHGIIGQETNGAGGMFKAFRTIPVILGIVEDMRELCPDAWLINFTNPAGMVTEAVLRYGKWDKVIGLCNVPIGAIKSASDVLGKPEEDLFFKFAGINHLHWHRIFDKDGTELTETVIDGLYGPNANPGKVVENIKNMRFLYEQVKHLKMLPCPYHRYYYMTDAMLEEELASFKNEGTRGEVVKKLEDSLFELYKDPNLDHKPEELSKRGGAHYSDAACEIINSIYNNKGTLMVVSTRNNGAIDDVPYDSAVEITSVIRAHGAEPVNFGKFPPAQRGLLQVMKSMEELTIEAAVTGDYATALQAFTSNPLVPSGDLAKTILDEMLEAHKEFLPQFAK is encoded by the coding sequence ATGAAAAAAGGTGTAAAAATCGTTACAATTGGTGGAGGATCAAGCTACACACCAGAACTTGTTGAAGGATTTATTAAACGCTATCATGAACTTCCAATCAGAGAACTTTGGCTAGTTGATATTGAAGCAGGACGTGAAAAACTAGAAATCGTTGGTAATATGGCAAAACGGATGGTTAAAGCAGCAAATATTGACTGCGAAGTACATTTAACACTCGATCGCCGTGAAGCTTTAAAAGATGCAGATTTTGTTACAACACAATTTCGTGTTGGTTTACTCGAAGCTCGTATTAAAGATGAAAGAATTCCACTTAGTCACGGAATTATCGGTCAAGAAACAAACGGCGCAGGTGGGATGTTTAAAGCATTCCGGACAATTCCCGTCATTCTTGGTATCGTAGAAGATATGCGCGAATTATGCCCAGATGCGTGGCTAATTAACTTCACAAACCCAGCAGGAATGGTAACCGAAGCTGTCCTTAGATACGGTAAATGGGACAAAGTTATTGGCCTTTGTAATGTACCAATTGGCGCAATTAAGAGCGCATCTGATGTCCTTGGAAAACCAGAAGAAGATCTATTTTTCAAATTTGCAGGGATTAACCATCTACATTGGCACCGTATTTTTGATAAAGATGGCACAGAGCTCACAGAAACAGTGATTGATGGACTTTACGGACCAAATGCAAACCCTGGAAAAGTCGTTGAAAACATCAAAAACATGCGCTTCTTATACGAACAAGTAAAACACTTAAAAATGCTTCCTTGTCCGTACCACCGTTATTACTACATGACAGATGCAATGCTTGAAGAAGAACTGGCATCATTCAAAAACGAAGGTACTCGCGGAGAAGTTGTGAAAAAATTAGAAGATAGTTTGTTCGAACTTTACAAAGATCCAAATCTTGATCATAAACCAGAAGAATTATCCAAACGTGGAGGCGCGCATTATAGTGACGCTGCCTGCGAAATTATTAACTCGATATACAATAACAAAGGAACATTAATGGTCGTATCAACACGTAATAATGGCGCAATTGATGACGTTCCTTACGATAGCGCAGTAGAAATTACCAGTGTTATTCGTGCACACGGAGCAGAACCAGTAAACTTCGGTAAATTCCCACCAGCACAACGCGGCTTACTACAAGTAATGAAATCAATGGAAGAGTTAACTATCGAAGCAGCTGTAACAGGTGACTATGCAACAGCGCTTCAAGCTTTCACATCGAATCCACTCGTTCCAAGCGGTGACTTAGCTAAAACTATTCTCGATGAAATGTTAGAAGCACATAAAGAATTCTTACCACAATTTGCCAAATAA
- a CDS encoding Zn-dependent hydrolase, with protein MKTNLERIKQHLEKLDTYTATPGEGTTRLSYSKEDLGARNYLKSEMIKVGLMVTEDAIGNIYGRLEGVRSDLPAVIVGSHFDSVPNGGAFDGPAGVITGLEVATVFYEQKYKPYYPLEIIAMVEEEGSRFGAGLLASRTITGKVTKEMLNEMEDSDGISAAEAMASLGFDANKVTDAIREKESIKAFIELHIEQGPILENAGEDVAIVDAIVGLTEIKVTINGQAGHAGTTPMNNRKDALTAAVHILTQLPELAVQEGNGTVLTIGKLNVYPNGANVIPNKVVFTVDVRAKEEKHVQNTLEKVKIVVNKAQKNSITCEIEEMLYEKPTQLSKEIHQALSASAEKLDFKYRTMVSGAGHDAMIFANLTEVGLVFVPSHNGISHAPEEWTDYDKLQKGIEVVLDTVKKWTEENTNE; from the coding sequence ATGAAAACAAATTTAGAACGAATTAAGCAGCATTTAGAAAAATTAGATACATATACCGCGACGCCAGGAGAGGGTACGACGCGCCTTAGTTATAGTAAGGAAGATTTAGGTGCGCGTAATTATTTAAAAAGCGAAATGATCAAAGTAGGTCTGATGGTCACGGAAGATGCGATTGGAAATATTTACGGAAGACTTGAAGGTGTGAGATCAGACTTACCAGCAGTTATTGTTGGTTCACACTTTGATTCTGTCCCAAATGGCGGGGCTTTTGATGGACCGGCTGGAGTTATTACTGGATTGGAAGTAGCAACAGTCTTTTATGAGCAAAAGTATAAACCCTATTACCCACTTGAAATCATTGCAATGGTGGAAGAAGAAGGTTCACGTTTTGGTGCTGGGCTACTTGCTTCACGAACCATTACAGGAAAAGTAACGAAAGAAATGCTTAATGAGATGGAAGATAGCGATGGAATTAGCGCAGCAGAAGCGATGGCGAGCCTAGGTTTTGATGCAAACAAAGTAACGGATGCTATTCGCGAAAAAGAATCTATTAAAGCTTTTATCGAATTACACATCGAACAAGGACCTATTTTAGAGAATGCAGGTGAAGATGTCGCCATAGTTGATGCGATTGTTGGTTTGACCGAAATAAAAGTAACAATTAATGGTCAAGCAGGTCATGCTGGAACAACACCGATGAATAATCGGAAAGACGCTCTGACAGCGGCTGTCCACATTCTCACACAGCTTCCTGAACTCGCAGTCCAAGAAGGAAATGGGACTGTTTTAACGATTGGGAAATTAAATGTCTATCCAAATGGTGCTAACGTGATCCCGAATAAAGTTGTCTTCACTGTTGATGTTCGAGCAAAAGAGGAGAAACACGTCCAAAATACATTAGAAAAAGTGAAAATAGTTGTTAACAAAGCTCAAAAAAACAGCATTACTTGTGAGATAGAAGAAATGCTTTATGAAAAACCTACTCAATTATCCAAAGAAATCCACCAAGCCCTATCCGCGAGTGCTGAGAAATTAGATTTCAAATACCGAACAATGGTTAGTGGCGCTGGACATGATGCGATGATCTTTGCGAATTTGACTGAAGTGGGTCTTGTCTTTGTACCGAGTCATAATGGGATAAGCCATGCACCGGAAGAATGGACTGATTACGACAAACTCCAAAAAGGCATAGAAGTCGTGCTAGATACAGTTAAGAAATGGACGGAGGAAAACACAAATGAATGA
- a CDS encoding M20 family metallopeptidase, producing MNDKIKQHILKKEDEMIAFRRDLHQHPELQWQEFRTTDQVARELDNVGIPYRRTEPTGLIADLVGGKPGKTVALRGDMDALPVQELNLSLAYKSTEDGKMHACGHDSHTSMLLTAAKALKEVQSGLRGTVRFIFQPSEENAEGAKEMVAQGAMEGVDHVFGIHIWSQTPSGKVSCVVGSSFASADIIQIDFTGQGGHGAMPHDTIDATVMASSFVMNLQAIVARETDPLDPVVVTIGKMEVGTRFNVIAENAHLEGTVRCFNNTTRAKVAKSIEHYAKQTAAIYGGTAEMIYTEGTQPVINDEKSALLVQKTIVESFGEDALYFEKPTTGGEDFSYFMDEAPGSFALIGCGNPEKETEWAHHHGRFNIDESVMKNGAELYAQFANNYLNQDEF from the coding sequence ATGAATGACAAAATAAAACAACATATTTTAAAAAAAGAAGATGAGATGATTGCATTTCGTCGTGATTTACATCAGCATCCAGAGCTACAGTGGCAGGAGTTCCGAACAACGGACCAAGTTGCCAGAGAACTCGACAATGTAGGAATTCCCTATCGACGAACCGAACCAACTGGATTAATTGCTGATTTAGTAGGTGGGAAACCTGGGAAAACGGTTGCATTAAGAGGGGACATGGATGCGCTTCCGGTTCAAGAATTAAACCTGTCACTTGCATATAAATCTACAGAAGATGGCAAAATGCATGCTTGTGGACACGATTCCCATACATCCATGTTATTAACCGCAGCTAAAGCCCTTAAAGAAGTTCAATCGGGGCTAAGAGGAACTGTTCGATTTATTTTTCAGCCTTCAGAAGAAAATGCAGAAGGCGCAAAAGAAATGGTTGCGCAAGGAGCGATGGAGGGCGTCGACCACGTGTTTGGAATTCATATCTGGTCCCAAACTCCAAGTGGGAAAGTTTCTTGTGTAGTTGGCTCGTCCTTCGCCTCAGCAGATATCATCCAAATTGATTTCACAGGTCAAGGTGGACATGGTGCAATGCCTCATGACACCATTGATGCGACGGTGATGGCTTCTTCTTTCGTAATGAATCTACAAGCAATCGTAGCCCGCGAAACTGACCCACTTGACCCAGTTGTAGTTACAATTGGTAAAATGGAAGTCGGCACAAGATTTAACGTCATCGCTGAAAATGCCCATTTAGAAGGCACTGTTCGTTGTTTCAATAACACGACTCGCGCCAAAGTAGCAAAATCAATCGAACACTATGCTAAGCAAACAGCAGCTATTTACGGGGGAACAGCAGAAATGATTTATACTGAAGGAACCCAACCAGTTATCAATGACGAAAAAAGCGCTTTGCTCGTTCAAAAAACAATTGTCGAATCTTTTGGAGAAGATGCGTTATACTTTGAAAAGCCAACAACTGGCGGCGAAGACTTTAGTTACTTTATGGATGAAGCGCCAGGAAGTTTTGCATTAATTGGATGTGGGAATCCAGAAAAAGAAACAGAATGGGCACATCACCACGGTCGTTTTAATATTGATGAAAGTGTCATGAAAAACGGAGCAGAACTTTATGCACAGTTCGCGAATAATTATTTGAACCAAGATGAGTTTTAA
- a CDS encoding tagatose-bisphosphate aldolase, which produces MVQITKGKFDGLQRLSNDKGVIAALAIDQRGSLKKMIHQAKGTENKKDVEDFKQLVSEELTPYASAILLDLEYGTPAIKARHEGSGLLTSYEKTGYDATTPGKLPDLIEDLSALRIKENGGDAVKILVYYDPDEPAEINEIKYAFLERIGAECRAVDIPFFLEPITYDAKVTDSGSLEYAKLKPAKVKASIKEFAKPRYGVDVLKLEVPVNFKYVEGFAEGEVAYTQDEAARHFEECSDLSPLPFIYLSAGVTSEMFHKTIQFANQHNVQYSGVLCGRATWADGIEVYGKQGDDALREWLRTQGKENITSLDTLLDEGAVPWWTKYGSFEDIHVVEKQ; this is translated from the coding sequence ATGGTACAAATAACAAAAGGTAAATTTGATGGTTTACAAAGACTCTCCAACGATAAAGGCGTCATCGCAGCGCTTGCGATTGACCAACGTGGTTCACTGAAGAAGATGATTCACCAAGCAAAAGGCACAGAAAACAAGAAGGATGTAGAAGACTTCAAACAACTTGTATCTGAAGAACTTACTCCATATGCGTCTGCGATTTTGCTTGATTTAGAATATGGTACTCCAGCAATTAAAGCTCGTCATGAAGGTAGCGGTCTATTAACTTCTTATGAAAAAACAGGTTATGACGCAACTACTCCTGGTAAACTACCGGATTTAATTGAAGATTTATCCGCTCTTCGCATTAAAGAAAATGGCGGAGATGCAGTGAAAATTCTTGTTTATTATGATCCAGACGAACCAGCTGAAATCAACGAAATTAAATATGCTTTTTTAGAAAGAATTGGTGCCGAATGTCGCGCTGTTGATATTCCATTTTTCTTAGAGCCAATTACTTATGATGCTAAAGTAACAGATTCAGGATCACTTGAATATGCTAAATTAAAACCAGCAAAAGTTAAAGCTTCTATTAAAGAATTCGCTAAACCGCGTTACGGGGTAGACGTTCTTAAACTTGAAGTTCCAGTTAACTTTAAATATGTGGAAGGTTTTGCGGAAGGGGAAGTAGCTTATACGCAAGACGAAGCAGCTCGTCATTTCGAAGAGTGTTCTGATTTAAGCCCACTTCCATTTATTTATCTAAGTGCTGGTGTAACTTCGGAAATGTTCCATAAAACAATTCAATTCGCTAACCAACATAACGTACAATATAGCGGTGTACTTTGTGGCCGAGCAACTTGGGCAGATGGAATTGAAGTTTATGGTAAACAAGGTGACGATGCGCTTCGTGAATGGCTTCGTACCCAAGGGAAAGAAAATATTACTTCACTTGATACATTACTTGATGAAGGTGCCGTTCCTTGGTGGACTAAATATGGTTCGTTTGAAGATATACATGTAGTTGAGAAACAATAG
- a CDS encoding serine hydrolase domain-containing protein, giving the protein MNRRERHRRKRRKNILIVLCTVFILFVTTSWIVVEFKSRDQQAVSKEKPVQKKETPKPSKPAKPKPVKEEPTETIVNNQEIDDYLQQIGFSGSVLVVRDGKTIVQKAYLDANRETNKPNTPDTLYYIGSSQKAIIATAILQLEEQGKISTEDPISKYLPNFPNGNNIYIKNFLNHTSGIVGHTETGGKITPKELIEDIENQGIKAQPGKWYYLDSNYTVLAYLVEILSGEPLQSYLGEHIFKPARMEHTGFNQKTVDGGKNESIGYYIKKDGTYKTPSLIDLSQLYGCGDICMTAKDLYLFDKALMGEKLISERSLKKMFTPGSKSGYGMGFYVDPGSYNSHGVLSGWNVSNSMSHTGRTYVVLLSNIQNNISSFGKVNNHIYELLNK; this is encoded by the coding sequence ATGAATCGACGCGAAAGACATAGAAGGAAAAGAAGAAAAAACATACTAATCGTGTTGTGTACTGTGTTTATACTTTTTGTAACTACGAGTTGGATTGTAGTTGAGTTCAAAAGTAGGGACCAACAAGCAGTTTCTAAGGAAAAACCAGTACAAAAAAAGGAAACGCCTAAACCGTCAAAACCAGCTAAACCCAAGCCTGTCAAAGAAGAACCGACAGAAACAATTGTCAATAATCAGGAAATTGATGACTATTTACAACAAATCGGATTTAGTGGTTCGGTACTCGTTGTCCGTGATGGGAAAACCATTGTGCAAAAAGCTTACCTGGATGCTAATCGTGAAACAAATAAGCCGAATACGCCAGATACACTTTACTACATCGGTTCCTCGCAAAAAGCAATTATTGCAACAGCTATTTTACAATTAGAAGAACAAGGGAAAATAAGTACTGAAGATCCAATTTCTAAATATCTCCCCAATTTTCCGAATGGTAACAACATTTACATTAAAAATTTCTTGAATCATACATCTGGAATTGTTGGCCATACTGAAACGGGTGGTAAAATTACACCGAAAGAGCTAATTGAAGATATCGAAAATCAGGGGATAAAAGCACAGCCTGGGAAGTGGTACTATTTAGACTCCAACTACACTGTTTTGGCCTATTTGGTTGAGATACTTAGCGGAGAGCCATTGCAAAGTTATCTGGGAGAACACATATTTAAACCTGCTAGAATGGAACATACTGGATTTAACCAAAAAACGGTTGATGGGGGAAAGAATGAATCAATCGGTTACTATATAAAAAAAGATGGCACATATAAAACTCCATCGTTAATAGATTTATCGCAATTGTATGGCTGTGGAGATATATGTATGACAGCAAAAGATTTATACTTGTTTGACAAAGCATTAATGGGGGAAAAATTAATCTCTGAAAGAAGTTTGAAGAAAATGTTTACACCAGGAAGTAAATCTGGTTATGGAATGGGATTTTACGTTGACCCAGGAAGTTATAATAGTCACGGGGTTTTAAGTGGCTGGAATGTTTCCAATAGCATGAGTCATACAGGTCGAACGTATGTTGTTCTATTATCTAACATTCAAAATAATATTTCTTCCTTTGGCAAAGTGAATAATCATATTTACGAGTTACTAAATAAATAA
- a CDS encoding ABC transporter substrate-binding protein, with protein sequence MYQKHKWAAIIMTLLLAVVLTACGSSSDKDSSKEKEDATKTVTDALDRKVEAPTTPKNIVALQNVSEMEILGVKPVGTLDYYITTYPEATKGTESVGNDKPNIEKVANLKPDLIIISDYQKDLLENLEKIAPVYITHFGDTPDKQLSNMANLLNKKPEKEKWDKDYAAASKEAKATLKDAGVENEKAAVIQFYGKEIYIHDAKVFDGLFSGAGFTPTDAAKANHETKAISNEAIPEYAKDADRLFILMPTDGNDDSINEMLKGVWKDIPAVQKKQVYKVDNTKWSDYSAAAQLYQVEDTVKQITGK encoded by the coding sequence ATGTATCAAAAGCATAAATGGGCTGCTATCATCATGACTTTACTTTTAGCAGTAGTATTAACCGCTTGTGGCAGTTCTTCAGATAAAGATTCAAGCAAAGAAAAGGAAGACGCAACAAAAACAGTAACTGATGCACTTGACCGTAAAGTGGAGGCACCAACAACACCCAAAAACATCGTCGCACTTCAAAACGTGAGTGAAATGGAGATCTTAGGCGTAAAACCAGTTGGTACACTAGATTATTACATCACTACATATCCAGAAGCTACAAAAGGAACAGAAAGTGTTGGTAATGATAAACCAAATATCGAAAAAGTCGCCAACTTAAAACCAGACTTAATTATTATTAGTGATTACCAAAAAGATCTTTTAGAAAACCTAGAAAAAATTGCTCCCGTATATATCACGCATTTTGGTGATACTCCAGACAAACAACTTAGCAATATGGCCAACCTTTTAAACAAAAAGCCTGAAAAAGAAAAATGGGACAAAGACTATGCAGCAGCGTCCAAAGAAGCAAAAGCAACTTTAAAAGATGCTGGTGTGGAAAATGAAAAAGCAGCTGTGATTCAATTTTATGGAAAAGAAATCTATATTCACGATGCAAAAGTGTTCGACGGACTTTTCTCAGGAGCTGGCTTTACACCAACCGATGCAGCAAAAGCAAATCATGAAACCAAAGCAATTTCTAATGAAGCAATTCCCGAGTACGCAAAAGATGCCGATCGTTTATTCATCTTAATGCCTACGGATGGTAATGACGATTCTATTAATGAAATGCTAAAAGGTGTTTGGAAAGATATTCCTGCCGTACAAAAAAAACAAGTGTATAAAGTAGATAATACAAAATGGAGTGACTATAGTGCTGCTGCTCAGCTTTATCAAGTGGAAGATACAGTAAAACAAATTACAGGAAAATAA
- a CDS encoding PTS glucitol/sorbitol transporter subunit IIA: MTKSKIIEIGPLVPAFEEEKIVILFGPTATNELREISVIHELEELPNNAIQKGNKLTIGQQEYIIEEVGTEANKNLEELGHISIYFRSGENEVLPGAIVVSPEIFPTLAVGDTVHF, encoded by the coding sequence ATGACGAAAAGTAAAATAATCGAAATCGGCCCACTTGTTCCCGCTTTTGAAGAAGAAAAAATTGTGATATTATTCGGCCCAACAGCCACGAATGAGCTACGTGAAATCTCTGTTATTCATGAATTGGAAGAGTTACCAAATAACGCTATTCAAAAAGGAAACAAATTAACTATTGGACAGCAAGAATATATAATAGAAGAAGTTGGTACAGAAGCAAACAAAAACTTAGAAGAACTCGGGCATATCTCCATCTACTTCCGCTCTGGCGAAAATGAAGTGTTACCAGGTGCAATCGTTGTCTCCCCAGAAATTTTTCCAACACTTGCAGTCGGGGATACTGTCCATTTTTAA
- a CDS encoding PTS glucitol/sorbitol transporter subunit IIB: protein MYQSIHVNKGQGGWGTGFDLAPSEPRTKVVSITGGGIHPVAKKIAELSGAEAVDGFKNSIPEEEMMCVVIDCGGTARIGVYPMKRIPTVDVLPSSPSGPLAKHITEDIFVSGVKPENIEVTITDNNPGKPFDREKFKEDYAKIKEDQQEASELKEGYLVKFSRGIGKAMGIFYQAGRDSVDMLIKNIIPFMAFISMIIGIINYTGIGKLIANTLSPLAGSIWGMLLIAFICSLPFLSPILGPGAVIAQVIGVLIGSQIAIGAIPVTYALPALFAINAQAGCDFIPVGLSLAEAKPKTVQFGVPAILYSRMITGVLAVVIAWVFSIGMY from the coding sequence ATGTATCAATCCATTCATGTAAACAAAGGCCAAGGTGGTTGGGGGACCGGGTTCGATTTAGCCCCTAGCGAACCAAGAACAAAAGTAGTTTCTATCACTGGTGGCGGCATTCACCCAGTTGCTAAAAAAATAGCAGAATTGTCTGGCGCAGAAGCAGTGGATGGTTTTAAAAATTCCATTCCCGAAGAAGAAATGATGTGTGTTGTAATTGATTGTGGCGGAACTGCACGAATCGGTGTCTATCCAATGAAACGTATTCCAACGGTGGATGTTCTTCCATCATCTCCATCAGGCCCACTTGCCAAACATATCACTGAAGATATTTTCGTTTCCGGTGTTAAACCAGAAAATATTGAAGTAACAATTACTGACAACAATCCCGGAAAACCTTTTGACCGAGAAAAGTTTAAAGAAGACTACGCAAAAATCAAAGAAGATCAGCAGGAAGCAAGCGAATTAAAAGAAGGCTATCTAGTCAAATTTTCTCGAGGTATTGGTAAAGCAATGGGAATTTTTTATCAAGCTGGTCGCGATTCTGTCGACATGCTGATCAAAAATATCATCCCTTTTATGGCTTTCATTAGTATGATTATTGGTATTATTAATTATACAGGAATCGGAAAATTGATTGCCAATACGCTTTCTCCGCTTGCTGGATCTATTTGGGGAATGTTACTTATCGCCTTTATTTGTAGCTTGCCTTTCCTTTCGCCTATTCTCGGACCAGGAGCTGTTATTGCCCAGGTAATTGGTGTATTAATTGGATCTCAAATCGCGATTGGCGCTATTCCAGTTACTTACGCGCTTCCGGCATTATTCGCAATCAATGCACAAGCTGGCTGTGATTTTATTCCAGTTGGTCTATCTCTTGCAGAAGCGAAACCAAAAACAGTCCAATTTGGTGTCCCAGCTATTCTCTATAGTCGAATGATTACTGGTGTGCTCGCAGTTGTTATTGCATGGGTATTCAGTATTGGAATGTATTAA
- a CDS encoding PTS glucitol/sorbitol transporter subunit IIC yields MDYIEWFGTNFIGLFEAGGKQFISFMTGIVPLLIVLLTFTYSIIAFIGEERVNRAIQFSAKNMILRYTLMPVLSVLMLTNPMAYTFGRFVKEHQKPAFYDSVVSFLHPVTGLFPYANAGELFVYLGIANGVVEAGYSMSSLAVRYFLAGIVVILMRGVITETITKFLMRKEKV; encoded by the coding sequence ATGGATTATATCGAATGGTTTGGAACGAACTTTATCGGTCTTTTCGAAGCCGGTGGTAAACAGTTTATAAGTTTTATGACGGGAATTGTCCCTCTTTTAATTGTCCTTTTAACCTTTACTTACTCGATTATTGCTTTTATCGGGGAAGAGCGAGTCAACCGAGCAATCCAATTTTCTGCTAAAAATATGATTTTGCGTTATACGCTTATGCCAGTTTTATCTGTTTTGATGTTAACCAATCCAATGGCTTATACGTTTGGTCGTTTTGTAAAGGAACATCAAAAACCTGCCTTTTATGACTCTGTAGTTTCGTTTTTACACCCAGTAACAGGACTTTTTCCTTATGCCAATGCTGGCGAACTATTTGTTTACTTAGGTATCGCTAATGGGGTTGTTGAAGCCGGTTATAGTATGTCAAGCCTTGCTGTACGTTACTTTTTAGCTGGTATCGTTGTTATCTTAATGCGTGGTGTTATTACTGAAACCATTACGAAATTTCTCATGCGAAAAGAAAAAGTCTGA
- a CDS encoding transcriptional regulator GutM, whose amino-acid sequence MNIVLIASLIFIAQTFLAFFQVRYYQHHMNKVATKYAGKIGFHLYSEMERLKFRSSAVAILVVNEKQVVHECQILTGKTVFAKFKTFTDYQQKELSEILTELTNKQKNSIQEKAVIKTVNSCLKAL is encoded by the coding sequence ATGAATATCGTTCTAATTGCTTCCCTTATTTTTATCGCTCAGACATTCTTAGCTTTTTTCCAAGTGCGGTATTATCAACACCATATGAATAAAGTCGCGACAAAATATGCTGGAAAAATCGGCTTTCACCTTTATTCCGAAATGGAACGCTTGAAATTCCGCTCAAGTGCCGTTGCAATACTGGTTGTAAATGAAAAACAAGTTGTTCATGAATGTCAGATTTTAACTGGAAAAACGGTTTTTGCAAAATTCAAAACCTTTACCGACTATCAGCAAAAAGAATTATCTGAAATTCTCACTGAATTAACAAATAAACAAAAAAATTCTATCCAAGAAAAAGCAGTTATCAAAACAGTTAACAGTTGTTTGAAAGCGCTTTAA